The Sulfitobacter sp. DSM 110093 genome includes a window with the following:
- a CDS encoding oligopeptide/dipeptide ABC transporter ATP-binding protein, with product MTPQIAPDDILSVQNISKRFDVSEPFLNRLLERRPRRILTAVNDISFDVPRGKTFAVVGESGCGKSTVARLLMGLHTPSAGAIRFEGTDITHMPPGNPPELRRRMQMIFQDPYASLNPRWRVRDIIGEPLKNFGICKTRAEVTREVEKLLSQVGLNPADAKKFPHEFSGGQRQRLSIARALTTRPELLICDEPTSALDVSVQSQILNLMKDLQDEFNMSYIFISHDLAVVWYMADVLAVMYLGKIVEVGPKEQIFENPQHPYTRLLMETVPKLTVGGTERAPVAGEVPNPISPPPGCAFHPRCPLANDICRSVSPELNLRAGGQKSACHAADEGRLPAWLRLAAE from the coding sequence ATGACCCCTCAAATCGCCCCCGATGACATCCTGAGCGTGCAGAACATCTCCAAACGCTTTGACGTGTCCGAACCCTTTCTTAACCGGCTGCTGGAGCGCCGTCCGCGCCGTATCCTGACGGCGGTGAACGACATCAGCTTTGACGTGCCGCGCGGCAAGACCTTTGCCGTGGTGGGCGAATCCGGCTGCGGCAAGTCCACCGTAGCGCGGTTGCTGATGGGGCTGCACACCCCAAGCGCGGGCGCAATCCGCTTTGAGGGGACAGACATCACCCATATGCCCCCCGGCAATCCCCCCGAACTGCGCCGTCGGATGCAGATGATCTTTCAAGACCCCTATGCCTCGCTCAACCCGCGCTGGCGGGTGCGCGACATCATTGGCGAGCCGCTGAAGAACTTTGGTATATGTAAGACCCGCGCCGAGGTGACCCGCGAGGTGGAAAAACTGCTGAGCCAAGTGGGGCTGAACCCTGCCGACGCCAAGAAGTTTCCGCATGAGTTTTCGGGCGGCCAGCGCCAGCGCCTCTCAATTGCCCGTGCGCTTACCACACGGCCCGAACTGCTGATCTGCGACGAGCCGACCTCGGCGCTGGATGTGAGTGTGCAGAGCCAGATCCTCAACTTGATGAAAGATCTGCAGGATGAGTTCAACATGAGCTACATCTTTATCAGCCACGATCTGGCGGTGGTCTGGTACATGGCCGATGTGCTGGCGGTAATGTATCTGGGCAAGATCGTCGAGGTCGGCCCGAAGGAACAGATTTTCGAGAACCCGCAGCACCCCTATACCCGGCTGCTGATGGAAACCGTGCCTAAACTCACCGTTGGCGGGACTGAGCGTGCCCCGGTGGCGGGCGAAGTGCCAAACCCGATTTCGCCCCCGCCCGGCTGCGCCTTTCACCCACGTTGTCCGTTGGCAAATGACATCTGCCGCAGCGTGTCACCTGAGTTGAACCTTCGGGCGGGCGGACAGAAATCTGCCTGCCACGCAGCGGACGAAGGGCGCCTGCCCGCATGGCTCAGACTGGCGGCGGAGTAA
- a CDS encoding ABC transporter ATP-binding protein, whose protein sequence is MSLLELDNIVVEFPTRRGPLEAVKGLSLDLDEGEILGLVGESGAGKSITGAAITGLIEPPGLIRSGEVRLRGERIDNLPPEKMRRIRGKEIGAIFQDPLTSLNPVYTVGEQLIDTMRVHLGFDQKTARQRAIDWLAEVGIPAPEARLDQYPHQFSGGMRQRVVIALALCAEPKLIIADEPTTALDVSVQAQILALLKRLCRENGTAVVLVTHDMGVIAETADRVAVMYAGRLVEIGDVKQVIEEPLHPYTRGLMASIPQIGNRDRRLTQIEGAMPGLRNPAPGCAFAPRCPRAMEHCHSIRPAPQDAGTGQVACHLYGETA, encoded by the coding sequence ATGTCACTTCTTGAACTGGACAATATCGTTGTCGAATTCCCCACCCGCCGTGGTCCGCTGGAAGCGGTCAAAGGGCTAAGCCTCGATCTCGATGAGGGTGAAATTCTAGGGCTGGTCGGTGAATCCGGTGCGGGCAAATCGATCACGGGTGCTGCGATCACCGGGCTGATCGAACCACCCGGCCTGATCCGCTCGGGCGAGGTGCGACTACGTGGGGAGCGGATCGACAACCTGCCCCCCGAAAAGATGCGCCGCATTCGAGGCAAGGAGATCGGCGCGATCTTCCAAGACCCGCTGACCAGCCTCAACCCGGTTTATACCGTGGGCGAGCAGTTGATCGACACGATGCGCGTGCATCTGGGGTTTGACCAGAAGACGGCTCGCCAACGCGCCATCGACTGGCTGGCCGAAGTCGGCATCCCCGCCCCCGAGGCACGGCTCGACCAGTATCCACACCAATTCTCTGGGGGGATGCGGCAACGGGTGGTGATCGCGCTGGCGCTTTGTGCTGAACCAAAGTTGATCATCGCGGATGAGCCGACCACGGCGCTTGATGTGAGCGTGCAGGCGCAGATCCTCGCCTTGCTGAAACGGCTCTGCCGCGAGAATGGCACGGCGGTGGTGCTGGTGACCCACGACATGGGCGTGATAGCCGAGACCGCCGACCGCGTCGCGGTGATGTACGCCGGGCGGCTGGTTGAAATTGGCGACGTCAAACAGGTCATCGAAGAGCCGCTGCACCCCTATACGCGGGGCCTCATGGCCTCGATTCCGCAGATCGGCAACCGCGACCGCCGCCTCACGCAGATCGAAGGCGCCATGCCCGGCCTGCGCAACCCCGCGCCCGGCTGCGCCTTTGCGCCCCGTTGTCCCCGGGCGATGGAACATTGCCACAGCATCCGCCCCGCGCCGCAAGACGCCGGCACCGGCCAAGTTGCCTGCCACCTTTATGGAGAGACAGCATGA
- a CDS encoding ABC transporter permease → MSNFMPMLYAFWDSDITYSFRKSRVAVISALVLLAMFLTAIFAPSLAPQDPFNIAELDLFDSELPPFWVEGGSNAYLLGTDTQARDVLSSIMHGMRISLLVGFASVILAAVMGVALGLLGGFLGGIVDAVLMRIADVLLSFPPILVALLINGILRGALPSSAQAESALIVLILSIGLTNWVQYARTVRGSTMVERRKEYIEAARTLGTGKLAIMMKHILPNVLGPVLVIATINLGMAVLTEATLSFLGVGMPPTQPSLGTLIQIGNEFLFSGIWWVVVFPAAALAILVLAVNLLGDWLRDALNPKLR, encoded by the coding sequence ATGTCAAACTTCATGCCCATGCTGTACGCCTTCTGGGACAGCGATATCACCTACAGTTTCCGCAAATCGCGGGTGGCTGTCATCTCGGCGCTGGTGCTGCTGGCGATGTTCCTCACCGCGATCTTCGCCCCAAGCCTCGCGCCACAGGATCCGTTCAACATCGCAGAGCTGGACCTCTTCGACAGCGAATTGCCCCCGTTCTGGGTCGAGGGCGGCAGCAACGCTTATCTCCTCGGCACCGACACGCAGGCCCGTGATGTGCTGTCGTCGATCATGCATGGAATGCGGATTTCGCTGCTGGTCGGTTTCGCCAGTGTCATCCTCGCCGCTGTGATGGGGGTGGCGCTTGGTCTTCTGGGTGGCTTTCTCGGCGGGATCGTCGATGCGGTGCTGATGCGGATCGCCGATGTTCTGCTGAGCTTCCCGCCGATCCTCGTGGCGCTGCTAATCAATGGCATCCTACGCGGTGCCCTGCCCAGTTCGGCGCAGGCAGAGTCGGCGCTGATCGTGTTGATCCTGTCGATCGGCCTGACCAACTGGGTACAATACGCCCGCACCGTGCGCGGCTCGACCATGGTGGAACGCCGCAAGGAATATATCGAGGCGGCCCGCACCCTCGGCACCGGCAAGCTGGCGATTATGATGAAGCATATCCTGCCCAATGTGCTTGGCCCAGTGCTGGTGATCGCCACCATCAACCTTGGCATGGCGGTGCTAACCGAAGCGACGCTGAGCTTTCTGGGTGTCGGCATGCCGCCCACCCAACCCTCGCTCGGCACGCTGATCCAGATCGGCAATGAATTCCTGTTCTCCGGCATCTGGTGGGTCGTCGTCTTCCCTGCCGCGGCACTGGCGATCCTCGTGCTGGCGGTGAACCTGCTGGGCGACTGGCTGCGCGATGCGCTTAACCCCAAACTGCGGTGA
- a CDS encoding ABC transporter permease, whose translation MFAFLIRRIIQAALVMLVVASIAFLMFRFLGDPISNLLPEDATVQDRAEMREKMGLNDPVLVQYGRFIVDAAQGDFGQSYRNNRPVSDLLAERFPATAELVLVAASLALALGIPLGIYTALNPRGWLSQGLQVVSLLGISVPTFVTGILLILVFSVTLGWLPSFGRGTVVDLGWWTTGFLTTSGLKALILPAIMLALFQMTLIMRLVRAEMLEVLRADYIKFAKARGIPNRMLHFKYALKNTLIPVMTIFGLQLGGLIAFAIITETVFQWPGMGFLFIQAVNFTDVPVMAAYLVLVSFIFVVINTLVDLLYNVADPRLRAERTPARGV comes from the coding sequence ATGTTTGCCTTTCTTATCCGCCGTATCATTCAGGCCGCGCTGGTGATGCTCGTCGTCGCCTCGATCGCCTTTCTGATGTTTCGCTTTCTGGGCGACCCGATTTCCAACCTTCTGCCCGAAGATGCCACCGTTCAGGACCGCGCCGAGATGCGCGAGAAGATGGGGCTGAACGACCCCGTTCTTGTACAATACGGGCGCTTTATCGTCGATGCCGCCCAAGGCGACTTCGGCCAATCCTACCGCAACAACCGCCCCGTCTCGGACCTTCTGGCCGAACGCTTCCCTGCCACCGCCGAACTGGTGCTGGTAGCGGCAAGCCTCGCGCTGGCGCTTGGCATCCCCTTGGGCATCTATACCGCGCTAAACCCGCGCGGCTGGCTGAGCCAGGGGTTGCAGGTGGTCTCTCTCTTGGGCATCTCAGTGCCGACCTTCGTCACAGGCATCCTACTCATCCTCGTTTTTTCCGTCACCTTGGGCTGGCTGCCCAGCTTCGGGCGCGGCACGGTGGTTGATCTGGGCTGGTGGACGACGGGTTTCCTCACCACTTCGGGCCTCAAAGCACTGATCCTGCCCGCGATCATGTTGGCGCTGTTCCAAATGACGCTGATCATGCGGCTGGTGCGCGCTGAGATGCTGGAGGTGCTGCGCGCCGACTACATCAAATTCGCCAAGGCGCGGGGCATTCCCAACCGGATGCTGCATTTTAAATATGCGTTGAAGAACACGCTGATCCCGGTCATGACGATCTTTGGCCTGCAACTGGGTGGCCTTATCGCCTTTGCCATCATCACCGAGACTGTCTTCCAATGGCCGGGCATGGGGTTCCTGTTCATTCAGGCGGTGAACTTCACCGACGTCCCCGTCATGGCCGCCTATCTGGTGCTGGTGTCCTTCATCTTTGTCGTCATCAACACGCTGGTCGATCTTTTGTACAACGTCGCCGACCCGCGCTTGCGGGCCGAAAGAACGCCCGCCCGCGGCGTCTGA
- a CDS encoding ABC transporter substrate-binding protein, whose translation MKPRNLLLTSALALTCAGTVQAETFRLGTNGDLYGLDPHSMTDSFTVSFLNHVYEALVRYDADLKIEPALATGWEQIDETTVRYTLREGIKFHDGQDFSAEDVVASVKRAAHEDSPIRGNIAGLVDAKMVDEMTVDLMLDGPNPLLNNFLTNVLIFDSSWLEEHNALDPIDAQKGEEGYTTSNANGTGPFRFESRTPDAQTVLAVNNDWWDEPQHNLTRIELNPINSDATRVAAMLSGELDMIFPSPLQDAKRIESTDGMHVLEAPGLRAIMMGINMSDKSNNPNQDGNPLQKVEVRQALVHAISYDLLRDKIMRGKSRNLGGLVAPQVPGFDEGVDAIPAYDPEKAKQMLVDAGYPEGFSFNMNCPNDRYVNDTAICQALAAMFARVGVKADLTAETKAIHFERARANETDMFMLGWATLPMLDGYSVLSAMLHTPGGQMGTWNPGGYSNPEVDRLTKAVATELDAEKRQEMMVEAFRIADDEVAWLPLHAQPLSWAARDAVKIPQTADDKPRLWLARIE comes from the coding sequence ATGAAACCGCGCAACCTTCTATTAACCTCGGCACTGGCGCTGACCTGCGCCGGCACCGTACAGGCCGAAACCTTCCGGCTGGGCACGAATGGCGATCTTTACGGCCTTGACCCGCACTCGATGACCGACAGCTTTACTGTGTCGTTCCTTAACCACGTCTATGAAGCGCTGGTGCGCTATGATGCTGACCTCAAGATCGAACCGGCCCTTGCAACGGGTTGGGAGCAGATCGACGAGACCACCGTGCGCTACACCCTGCGTGAAGGGATCAAGTTCCACGATGGGCAGGACTTCTCGGCCGAGGATGTGGTGGCATCCGTCAAACGCGCGGCACATGAGGACTCGCCCATTCGCGGCAATATCGCCGGGCTGGTCGATGCCAAGATGGTCGATGAGATGACCGTTGATCTGATGCTCGACGGGCCGAACCCGCTGCTCAACAACTTTCTAACAAACGTTCTGATCTTCGACAGCAGCTGGCTGGAAGAGCATAACGCGCTAGACCCGATTGACGCGCAAAAGGGCGAAGAGGGTTACACCACCTCAAACGCCAATGGCACCGGACCCTTCCGGTTTGAATCCCGCACACCCGACGCGCAGACAGTGCTGGCGGTGAACAACGATTGGTGGGACGAACCGCAACACAACCTGACCCGAATTGAGCTGAACCCGATCAACTCCGACGCGACCCGCGTAGCGGCGATGCTGTCTGGCGAACTCGACATGATCTTCCCCTCCCCCCTACAGGACGCCAAGCGCATTGAATCCACCGACGGCATGCATGTGCTCGAAGCGCCGGGCCTGCGCGCGATCATGATGGGCATCAACATGTCCGACAAATCCAACAACCCCAATCAGGACGGCAATCCGCTGCAAAAGGTCGAGGTCCGTCAGGCGCTGGTCCATGCCATCAGCTATGACCTGCTGCGCGACAAGATCATGCGCGGCAAGTCCCGCAATCTAGGTGGGCTGGTCGCCCCGCAAGTGCCGGGTTTTGACGAAGGTGTCGATGCGATCCCCGCCTATGACCCCGAGAAGGCCAAGCAGATGCTGGTCGATGCGGGCTATCCCGAAGGCTTTAGCTTTAACATGAACTGCCCCAATGACCGCTACGTCAACGACACGGCGATCTGTCAGGCGCTGGCCGCAATGTTCGCGCGGGTTGGTGTGAAGGCGGACCTCACGGCAGAGACCAAGGCGATCCATTTCGAACGCGCCCGCGCCAATGAAACGGATATGTTCATGCTCGGCTGGGCAACCCTTCCAATGCTTGACGGCTACTCGGTCCTCTCAGCTATGCTGCACACCCCCGGCGGGCAGATGGGCACATGGAATCCCGGCGGCTATTCCAACCCCGAGGTCGACCGCCTGACCAAAGCCGTGGCCACCGAGCTTGACGCCGAAAAACGGCAAGAGATGATGGTCGAAGCCTTCCGCATCGCGGACGATGAAGTGGCATGGTTGCCGCTGCACGCGCAGCCCCTATCTTGGGCAGCCCGCGATGCGGTGAAAATCCCCCAGACCGCAGACGATAAACCGCGCCTCTGGCTCGCCCGGATCGAGTAA
- a CDS encoding GntR family transcriptional regulator: protein MTEAKLTEKQIYERIWKSIAERRLPPGTRLKEERLCEIFGVSRPRIRRALDQLTHDGLVSHIPNRGAFVTTPSVDEARDVFFTRRVVERGVIEALQKHGAQDKLAALETHIAEEREALAEGDTARIIRLSGAFHMLLAELAASPHLADILRDLVSKSTLVTAVFQPKCDAQCGPDEHAAIVAALAAGDFDTAKTAMDAHLIEAERLLELEASGDGTGPQDDVLGAALSKEL, encoded by the coding sequence GTGACGGAAGCAAAGCTTACGGAAAAGCAGATTTACGAACGGATCTGGAAATCCATCGCCGAGCGCCGCTTGCCGCCCGGCACGCGACTGAAAGAAGAGCGCCTGTGCGAGATTTTCGGCGTTAGCCGTCCGCGCATTCGCCGGGCGCTGGATCAGTTGACCCATGATGGATTGGTCAGTCACATCCCCAACCGGGGTGCCTTTGTCACGACACCTTCGGTTGACGAGGCCCGCGATGTTTTCTTTACCCGCCGAGTGGTGGAGCGGGGCGTGATTGAGGCTCTTCAAAAACACGGCGCCCAAGATAAACTGGCGGCGCTAGAGACGCATATCGCCGAAGAGCGCGAAGCGTTGGCCGAGGGGGACACCGCGCGGATCATCCGTCTTTCGGGGGCGTTCCACATGCTTTTGGCCGAACTTGCCGCTTCTCCGCATCTGGCCGATATTCTGCGCGACCTTGTATCAAAAAGCACGCTGGTCACAGCAGTGTTCCAACCCAAATGCGACGCACAATGCGGTCCGGATGAACACGCTGCAATCGTCGCAGCACTGGCAGCAGGCGATTTCGATACCGCCAAAACCGCGATGGACGCGCATCTAATAGAAGCTGAGCGACTGCTGGAGCTTGAGGCTTCAGGCGATGGCACCGGCCCGCAGGACGATGTGCTTGGCGCCGCATTGAGCAAGGAACTGTGA
- a CDS encoding amidohydrolase family protein has product MTTRAITNTTAITMDPARRVIENATILMEADRITAVGPASEISVPIKAERIAGEDMITLPGLIDSHAHAGHGLTRNLGGGDGDAWFQACEDIYTRGSTPGFWQAEARLSGLERLKAGITTCTMLLGGGADHYRTDTTEAGDLHCAATREIGIRTMLAVGLNRRPFPKRYKSLDLTRDIMLSFEDQMAVCGELAQKHNDLLESRTGICLIMPVYSPAEATQDPDEIRQMCDAAMDLREKHGLRFTQDGHRDGSIALAESFGILGPWAYLSHSVDLTADDMEAAKRSGASIVHNPSAIMSVLGRCPAPELREMGVNVALGSDAAAPDRGYDMFRHMAQCLHYHRRHFRNPEVMMPLDVLEMCTIDAAKAIGLEGELGSLEVGKKADIVMLDRRKPHLYPPMMPLTTVAQFANAADVDTVIVNGEIRMQNRRTALDEGAILDAAAQELHAAVARCDLTHLLAENGAAD; this is encoded by the coding sequence ATGACCACACGCGCGATAACTAACACCACTGCAATCACGATGGACCCCGCCCGCCGCGTCATCGAGAACGCAACAATCCTAATGGAGGCGGACCGGATTACCGCCGTTGGCCCTGCCTCAGAGATCAGTGTGCCGATCAAGGCTGAACGGATCGCGGGCGAGGATATGATAACGCTGCCGGGACTGATTGACAGTCATGCCCATGCGGGCCACGGGCTGACCCGCAACCTTGGTGGCGGGGATGGCGATGCGTGGTTTCAGGCCTGCGAAGACATCTATACCCGCGGCTCTACCCCCGGTTTCTGGCAGGCCGAGGCGCGGCTGTCTGGGTTGGAGCGGTTGAAGGCCGGGATCACCACCTGCACCATGCTGCTTGGCGGCGGGGCGGATCATTACCGCACCGATACGACCGAAGCGGGCGATCTGCACTGCGCCGCCACGCGTGAGATTGGCATTAGAACGATGCTTGCTGTCGGTCTGAACCGGCGGCCTTTCCCAAAGCGTTACAAAAGCCTTGATCTGACGCGTGACATCATGCTGTCATTCGAGGATCAAATGGCGGTTTGCGGTGAGTTGGCGCAAAAGCACAACGATCTGCTGGAAAGCCGGACCGGCATCTGCCTGATCATGCCCGTCTACTCCCCCGCGGAGGCCACGCAAGACCCCGACGAGATCCGCCAGATGTGCGACGCGGCCATGGACTTGCGCGAAAAGCACGGCCTGCGCTTTACCCAAGACGGGCACCGCGACGGTTCGATTGCGCTTGCTGAAAGCTTTGGCATCCTCGGTCCCTGGGCCTATCTATCGCATTCGGTTGACCTGACCGCCGATGATATGGAGGCCGCAAAACGCAGTGGCGCGTCTATTGTGCACAATCCGTCGGCTATAATGTCAGTGTTGGGCCGCTGCCCCGCGCCAGAACTGCGCGAAATGGGCGTGAACGTTGCACTTGGCTCTGACGCGGCGGCGCCGGATCGGGGCTATGACATGTTTCGCCATATGGCCCAATGCCTACACTATCACCGCCGTCACTTCCGAAACCCCGAGGTGATGATGCCGCTCGACGTGTTGGAAATGTGTACGATCGACGCGGCCAAAGCGATTGGGCTGGAGGGTGAACTCGGCTCGCTTGAAGTGGGCAAAAAGGCTGATATCGTCATGCTGGATCGACGCAAGCCGCATCTTTATCCACCGATGATGCCGCTGACCACGGTGGCGCAATTCGCCAACGCAGCAGATGTGGATACGGTAATCGTGAACGGCGAAATCCGTATGCAGAATCGCCGAACGGCGCTGGACGAAGGGGCGATACTCGACGCCGCGGCGCAGGAGTTGCACGCAGCTGTGGCCCGCTGTGATCTGACACATCTGCTGGCAGAGAATGGGGCAGCGGATTAG
- a CDS encoding xanthine dehydrogenase family protein molybdopterin-binding subunit, producing the protein MTEQFKMDAPAKARRLDDMAQGLVGAPLNRPEGPLKVTGTATYANEWQVEGMVHGVMVRAPGNSGRVVLANRDAVEKMPGVLAVIQDERLLRNPAQGTANKAPIQGPQHAAYLGQLIAVVVAEGFEQARHAAQSLQVQLENGEVMPVDPATAAVEPQEAKTLDQGDLDGAMKDATFSVDVTYTTPSHSSSPMEPHASIASWEGDNLTLRGSYQMLKYNRNELSDALGIHPDRLRILSPYVGGGFGSKLGIAPEAVAAAIAAKQVGRPVSVALQRPQVYEATMRRSETTQRVRLAADAEGRLTGLGHDARVSNLPGETFAEPVLQASHFLYAGESRKMSMDLARVHRLCAGSVRAPGEAVGVTVFEGAMDELAVQIGMDPVELRRRNIPEKDPESGKKFSSRRFLEALDSGAETFGWADRPGVKERREGEWLIGYGMASAARINVLMESQARVTLTPEGRARVETDMTDIGTGTYAILGQITGDMLGLPRDAVDVVLGDTTLPPASGSGGSWGAASSGTSVYLACEAIRKQLAERLEVSQSDLTLKDGMATSDNQTRPLTEILNGDEIAKLGHVQPGDTSEAVRQATFGAYFAEVAVHAASGETRVRRMHGTFAAGRILNAKTARSQCLGGMTFGIGIALTEEMAFDPRDGHVANHNLAEYHIPVNADVPQLTVDLLEERDDWANPLQAKGIGELGICGAAAAITNAIYNATGVRVRDYPATLDKVIAGM; encoded by the coding sequence ATGACCGAGCAGTTTAAAATGGACGCCCCTGCCAAAGCACGCAGGCTTGATGACATGGCCCAAGGTCTTGTCGGTGCGCCGCTTAACCGACCTGAAGGGCCATTGAAAGTGACGGGTACCGCGACCTACGCTAATGAATGGCAAGTTGAAGGGATGGTGCATGGTGTCATGGTCCGCGCGCCCGGCAACAGTGGGCGGGTGGTTTTGGCAAACCGTGATGCCGTAGAAAAAATGCCCGGCGTACTGGCCGTGATCCAAGATGAACGTCTGCTGCGCAATCCCGCGCAGGGCACGGCGAACAAAGCACCGATCCAAGGGCCGCAACACGCAGCTTACCTTGGTCAACTGATCGCCGTGGTGGTGGCCGAAGGTTTTGAACAGGCCCGCCATGCGGCACAGTCCTTGCAGGTGCAGCTTGAAAACGGCGAGGTCATGCCCGTCGACCCCGCCACCGCAGCGGTGGAGCCGCAAGAGGCGAAAACGCTGGATCAAGGCGATTTGGATGGCGCTATGAAAGACGCAACATTCTCGGTCGATGTGACTTATACCACGCCGTCGCATTCCAGCTCCCCCATGGAACCGCATGCCTCTATTGCGTCATGGGAAGGCGATAACCTGACCCTGCGCGGCAGCTATCAGATGTTGAAATACAACCGGAATGAGCTGTCTGACGCGCTTGGCATTCACCCCGACCGGCTCCGCATCCTGTCGCCCTATGTCGGCGGCGGCTTTGGCTCGAAACTTGGGATCGCGCCCGAGGCGGTCGCGGCGGCAATTGCAGCGAAACAGGTGGGCCGCCCCGTGTCGGTCGCTTTGCAGCGTCCGCAGGTCTATGAGGCGACGATGCGCCGCTCTGAAACTACACAGCGAGTACGTCTCGCCGCCGATGCAGAGGGGCGTTTGACCGGGCTCGGCCATGATGCGCGCGTCTCGAACCTCCCCGGAGAGACTTTTGCCGAACCGGTTTTGCAGGCGTCACATTTTCTCTATGCCGGGGAGAGCCGCAAAATGTCGATGGATCTGGCGCGGGTGCACCGCCTCTGCGCAGGGTCTGTCCGCGCGCCGGGCGAAGCGGTCGGCGTCACCGTTTTTGAGGGGGCGATGGACGAATTAGCCGTCCAGATCGGCATGGACCCGGTTGAGCTTCGCCGCCGCAACATTCCTGAAAAAGACCCCGAAAGCGGGAAGAAGTTTTCATCCCGCCGTTTCCTCGAAGCGCTCGACAGCGGTGCCGAAACATTTGGCTGGGCCGACCGCCCCGGCGTCAAAGAACGGCGCGAGGGGGAATGGTTGATCGGCTACGGCATGGCTTCGGCAGCACGGATCAACGTACTGATGGAAAGCCAAGCGCGGGTGACCTTGACCCCCGAAGGCCGTGCGCGGGTTGAGACGGATATGACCGACATCGGCACGGGCACCTATGCGATCCTTGGTCAGATTACCGGCGACATGCTGGGCCTGCCGCGTGATGCTGTGGACGTGGTGCTGGGCGATACCACCCTGCCCCCGGCCTCTGGTTCGGGCGGGTCTTGGGGAGCGGCGTCAAGCGGCACCTCCGTTTATTTGGCCTGCGAAGCGATCCGAAAACAGTTGGCCGAACGGTTGGAGGTGAGCCAAAGCGACCTCACGCTGAAAGATGGTATGGCCACTTCTGACAACCAAACCCGCCCGCTGACCGAGATCCTAAACGGTGATGAGATCGCCAAACTGGGTCATGTGCAGCCGGGTGATACGTCTGAGGCGGTCCGGCAGGCGACATTTGGCGCCTATTTCGCCGAAGTCGCAGTGCATGCCGCCTCGGGTGAGACGCGGGTGCGGCGGATGCATGGCACCTTTGCAGCAGGGCGGATCTTGAACGCGAAAACGGCACGTTCGCAGTGTTTGGGCGGTATGACTTTCGGCATCGGCATCGCGCTGACCGAAGAGATGGCCTTTGACCCGCGCGACGGACATGTGGCCAACCACAACTTGGCCGAATACCATATCCCGGTGAACGCGGACGTACCGCAGCTGACCGTCGATCTATTGGAAGAGCGCGACGATTGGGCCAATCCCCTACAAGCCAAGGGCATCGGCGAGTTGGGCATCTGCGGGGCCGCCGCAGCGATCACCAACGCGATCTATAATGCCACCGGCGTGCGGGTGCGCGATTATCCCGCCACTTTGGATAAGGTCATCGCGGGCATGTAA